The Halomonas denitrificans DNA window AGGGGTCGCCGGACTTGAACCAGGCGCGGGCGGTCTGCGTGTTTGCGTTCGAACTCATGACACTGCCTACAGGCTGCTGTAACGGGCGCGCAGGCGCTGGCGAACCAGCTCCGCGATGGTATTGACCAGGAAGGTGATCGCGAACAGTACCAGCCCGGCCAGGAACAGGATGCGGTAGTGGGTCGAGTCGACCGCGGTTTCCGGCAGCTCCACGGCGATGTTGGCCGACAGGGTCCGCATGCCTTCGAAGATGTTGAAGTTGGTCACCGGGCTGTTGCCGGTCGCCATCAGCACGATCATGGTTTCGCCGACGGCCCGACCGAAGCCGATCATCACCGCCGAGAAGATGCCGGGGCTCGCGGTCAGCAGGACCACGCGCGTCACCGTCTGCCACGGCGTGGCGCCCAGCGCTAGCGAGCCCTGGGTCAGGTGGCGAGGCACGGTGAACACCGCGTCCTCGGCGATCGAGAAGATGGTCGGGATCACCGCAAAACCCATTGCGATGCCGACGACCAGGGCGTTGCGCTGGTCGTAGGTGATCCCGACATCGGTGAACCACTGGCGCATCGATCCATCGAAGAACGCGATCTCGATCAGCGGCGACAGCTCGACCAGGCCCCAGACCACCAGCGCGATGACCGGAAGCAGGATCACGGCCTCCCAGCCGTCGGGAACGCGCGAGCGCAGGTCACGCGGCAGTCGACTGAAACCGTACGCGATGACCAGGAACGCCAGGGGCAGTCCGATCAACACGGTGAAGACCGCGGGAATGTGGTTCTCGAGGAACGGCGCCAGCCACAGGCCGGCCAGGAAGCCCAGGATGACGGTCGGCAGCGCTTCCATCACCTCGATCGTCGGCTTGACGTAGCCCCGGAGCTTCGGCGCCATGAAATAGGCGGTGTAGATCGCACCGGCGATCGCCAGCGGGGTGGCGAACAGCATCGCGAACAGCGCCGCCTTGATGGTCCCGATGGTCAGGGGCACCAGGGAGAACTTGGGTTCGAAGCTGTCGGCGCCCGACGAGGCCTGCCAGACGAATTCGGGATCGCTGCGGCCTTCGTACCAGACCTTGCCCCACAGCGCCTTCAGCGAGGCCTCGGGATGGTTGTTGCGCACGTCGTGCACGGTCAGGACGCCCGATGCCGACTCGGTGACCAGCCGGTCGTCGACGGGCGACACGCCGACCGCGACCAGCGGATCGTCGGAGACCGGCTCGAGGTACATCGTCCGGGCCGAGGTGCCGTAGTGCAGCCCGAGGCCGCCGGTCGCATCGACCGCCGCGAACCCCTTGCGGGTGTACTCGGGCTGGATGCCGGTGATCGCCCCGGGATGGGTCTCGAACTCGCGGACGCGGGTCAGCCGGAAGATGTTGTCGCCGGCCTCGGCCCGTTCGTCGCGGACCAGGAACCACTGGCTGAGCCGCCCGGACGAGGTGCCGATCACCCAGGAAAAGGTGCCGTTGAGCATCCGCATCGCGGTGATCGACTCGTCCGGTTCCACCGCACGCAGTTCGTCGCGCAGCACGGCTTCGTTCGGGCGGGAAATGTCCCAGTACAGCAGCCGGCCGTCGGCGTGGGCGCCGATCAGGGTCCAGAGATTGGCGGTCAGCTCCAGGTCGTCGATGCGTCCGCTCGGCGCCGGCAACGTCCAGGCCTGGCGCGAGACTTCGGTTTCGCCGGTCAGGAACGCCGTGCGCGTCCGGAATCGCACCAGCAGCAATCGTCCGTCGTCGGTCTGCGCAGCGATGCCGACGTCCTCGCCGGCCTGCTGCACGGCCAGGGTGGTCAGCGGCCGGCCCTCGGGGTCGACGACCAGCGGATCGCGGCCGAGTGGAAACTCCGGATCGGGCCGCACGCGGCGCGTGTCGCCCTCGAATTCCAGGCGAATCCCATGGCGAACCAGCAGTGCAGTGCCGTTCGACAGGCCGAAGGCGGCGAGCCGCGCGCGCGGTTCGGCCATCGCCGAACCGACCACTTCGAGGCCGTCGGGGACCGGGAGTTCGATTCGATCGAGGACCTCGCCGCTGTCCAGTTCGAAGTAGGTCAGCGTGCCCGAGCGGTCGTAGCGCATGCCGACTTCGTCATACCGCTCGAGGGCCAGCTGGGCCACTTCGCCGCCGAAGGCCGATTCGACCGGGTAGCTGGCCGCCGGATCGACGTCGGCGCCGCGCAGCATCGGCAGCACTTCGCTGAACAGATAGACGAAGATCAGGGTCAGCGCGATCACCACGCCGCCGCCGCCGGCGCGGACCATCCAGCGCGCAGCGCCGTCGGCCAGGTAGCGGCGCCGGCGACGCCGGGCCATGGCCTCTTCGCTGGGCAGGAAACTCTGCTTGGAATCGAGGACCGGTTGTCCGGGGTCGTTCATCGAAGGCGCCGATCGGAAATCGTGAATGGTAGCTTGGATGGAACCGCGCGGACCGGACCATCGGCCCGGCCCTTTGTCGGAACCACGAAACGAACGGAGCCGGCGCGACCGATCGCGCCGGCTCCGGGGACTGCGGTGTTACAGGTCGAGCTCGGCACGGATCCGCTCGGCCACCGGGGCCGGAAGCGGGATGTAGCCGTCCCGGGCCACCACTTCCTGGCCCTGGCGCGACAGCACCAGGCGGAAGAATTCGCGCTCCAGCGGAGACAGCGGATCGTTCGGCGGCTTGTTGACATAGACGTACAGCAGCCGCGAGAGCGGATACTCACCGGCCACGGCGGTCTCGGCCGTCGGGGCGACGCACTCGCCGTCGGCCTCGGCCGCGATCTCCAGCGCCTTGACGCTCGAGGTCATGTAGCCGATGCCGGAGTAACCGATGCCGTTGAGCGACTCGGACACGCCCTGCACAACCGACGCCGAACCCGGCTGCTCGTTGATGCCCGGCTTGAAGTCTCCGCCGCACAGCGCGTTGTCCTTGAAGAAACCGTAGGTGCCCGACACGGCGTTGCGCGAGTACAGGGTGAAATCGCGGTTCGCCCAGGCACCTTCCAGGCCGAGGTCGCCCCACCGGGTGATGTCGTCGGCCCCGCCGCAGCGACGGCTGACCGAGAAGATCGCGTCGACCTGCGGCACGGACATGCAGCTCAACGGGTTGTCCTTGTTGACGATCACGGCGATCGTGTCGATGCCGACGCCGACCGGGGTCGGCGGGTAGCCGAAGCGCTCCTCGAACTCCTGGATCTCGTTCGAGCGCATCAGTCGGCTCATCGGCCCGAAGTTCGCGGTGCCCTCGGTCAGCGCGGGCGGCGCAGTGGAGGAGCCGGCGCCCTGGATCTGGATGTTGACATTGGGGTAGATCTTGGCGAACTCCTCCGCCCACAAGGTCATCAGGTTGTTCAGCGTGTCCGACCCGATCGACGACAGGTTGCCGGACACGCCGGAGACCGGCTCGTAGTCCGGCAGCGCCGGGTCGACCTCGGCCAGGACCGGGTTGGACAGGGCGAAGGCGAACGCCGCCGCCAGACCCATGCTCGTCTGCCTCAGATTCATTGCTGCCACCTCAAGTTTGATGAAAGAAACGAGCGTAGCGACCGCGGATGACGCGTCCATGACCGGATGCCGGCCAAGCGCTACGAGGCGCACAGGGTGTGTCAGAAATGTTACAGCACCATGACGCTGCGCGCAGGGCTCAGGCGCGCGCGGACTCGGGTCGCAGCGACCGCACCCGCTGGCGCGGGAATTCGCAGCAGAACTCGCTGCCCTCGCCCGGCTCGGATTGCATGGTCAGGCGGCCGTCGTGGCGCTGCAGCACGTGCTTGACGATCGCCAGACCCAGCCCGGTTCCGCCGTGGGACCGGCTCCTCGACGGATCGACGCGATAGAAGCGCTGGGTCACGAACGGCAGGTGCCGGGCCTCGATGCCGATTCCGTCGTCGGTGACCCGGAAACGCGCGGATCCGTCGGCATCGCAGAACCAGTCCACCTGGATCCGCCCGCCCGCTTCGGTGTAGCGCACGGCGTTGAACACCAGGTTGGAGAACGCGCTGTAGAGCTCGCGCTCGATGCCGGCCAGGCCCAGGCTGTCGTCGATCCCGACGTCGATCGTACGGCTGCCGTCGGACTGCGCCTCGGCCTCACCGACGATCCGACGGATCATCTGCGGCACGGGCACCGGCTGCTCGTCCGGCTCGCCCGGCGCATCGGTCTCCAGGCGCGAAAGCTCGAGCAGATCATTGACCAGCGAGGTCATCCGACCACACTGGGCCTGCATCTCGGCCAGCGGACCGGCCCAGACCTCGGGGATCGAGTCGTCGTCGGCCAGGTTTTCGAGGTAGCCACCGAGAACGGTCAGCGGCGACCGGAGTTCATGCGAGGCGTTGGCGACGAAATCACGCCGCATGTTCTGCAAGCGCTGCATCCGTGTGATGTCGCGAACCAGCAGCAGGTACTGGCCGCGACCGTACGGCACCACGCGCACCGCCAGCAGGTGTCCCAGGCGGATCGGCGAGGCCACGTCCACGGCGCGCGTGAAGTCCGCTTCGCGCATGTACTGTTCGAAGGCCGGCGCGCGCAGCAGGCTGGTGACGGGCTGGCCGAGGTCGCGGTTGCCGGCCAGGCCCAGCAGCCGGACCGCGGCGTTGTTGAACCAGGTGATCCGCCAGTCCGTATCGAGCACCAGCGTGCCGTCGGGCATCGCTGCGGTCGATTCCCGGAATTCGCGGATCACGCGGGCCAGCCGCTTCTTTCGCTTGGTGTAGCGGCGCTGCAGCCGGTAGTAGTGCTCGAACACCTCGCCCCACACACCCCAGGACTGCGGCGGCTGGCTGTGGCGCCCGCTGCGCAACCAGCCTTCGAGCCGTTGCATCTGGCGAATGTGGCGAAGGCTGGTCACGGCGAAGGCGCTGGCCAGCCACCAGCCGAAGGCGCCGTCGAACAGCAGCCAGGACAGCGCGGCCAGCCCGACCCAGAGGCCGAGGAACAGGAATTCCGACAGCCAGGCCGTGCGCATCAGCCGCTCGAGGCGCCCGGCGAGAACCGGTAACCGGCGCCGCGCACCGTCTGGAGATACTTGTCGAAGCCATGCGGGGCCAGCGCCTTGCGCAGGCGCAGTACGTGCACATCCACCGTGCGCTCCTCGACGTAGACTCCGCCGCCCCAGACATGATCGAGCAACTGGGCCCTGCTGTAGACCCGGTCCTGGTGGGTCATGAAGAATTTCAGCATGCGGAACTCGGTGGGGCCGAGCTCGATCGGCTGGTCGCCGGCCAGCACCCGGTGCGAGGCGAGATTCAGGACGAGTCGGCCGGCGGTGACCTCGTCGCCGTCACCCTCGGGCGAGGCGCGGCGCAGGACCGCTCGCATCCTGGCCAGCAGTTCGCGGGCCGAGAACGGCTTGGTGATGTAGTCGTCGACGCCGCTGTCGAGGCCGCGCACCTTGTCGTCCTCGGTCGAGCGGGCGGTCAGCATGATCACCGGGATGCTCCGGGTCAGCTCGTCGCGGTTCAGGCTGCGCGCGAACTCCACGCCGCTGTTGTCGGGCAGCATCCAGTCGAGCAGGATCAGGTCCGGCCGGTGATCCGCCACCCGGACCCTCGCGGTCCGGCAGTCACCGGCCTCGATCACCTCGTACCCACCGCGCTTGAGATTGAATCCGATCATGTCGCGGATCGCCTCGTCGTCCTCGACCACCAGCACCTTCTTGTCCATCGGCCGCGTCGCCTTCATCCGGATCGTCCCGCCATTGCACCAGCGGCAAATGACCGATCCATGACAGTCCGGAGGCGGCCCCGCGACGACGTCATGACGCCGCGCCCTTCGCTTCCTTCGCCGTGCGGCGCCCGGCGGACGGGCGATCGTCGCCGTAGAGTGCGATCATCGCCCGGGCCGCGCCGGCGACCTGTTCGCGCAGGAAGTCCGGCTCCAGCACTTCGACGTCGGCGCCGTAGCGAAGCACGTCCATGACCAGTTCGCGGCTGGAGCCGAACGGCAAGGTCAATTCCACGGCACCGTCGTCCAGGCGCTCGAGCCGCTGGTCCGGGTGCCAGTGCTCGTCGGCCGCCCAGCGCGACGCCTCCGGAGAAAAGCGGAGCCGGGCGCGGTGCTCGGCGGGACCGGAAAAGATGCCGTAGGCGCCGTCGTAGTGCGCCCGGAGAGCGTCGCTGTCGAGCTCCTCGGCATGCGCATCGGCCGAGCTCAGCGCCTGGATCCGCTCGACGGCGAAGCTGCGCAGTCCTTCGGCGTCGTGACACCACGCATCGAGATACCAGCGGTCGCGGTAGGCGGTCAGCCGCTGGGGCGAAACGGTGCGCTCGCTGACCTCGTCGCGGCGGCGGCCGTGGTAGCGGATCGTCACCCGGCGCCGCTGGAACAGGGCCTGCAGGAGGTCCTCGAACAGCCGTCCGGGAACCGGACGGCCGGCGTCGTGACGGATATGGATGCGCTCCGGGTGCTCGGAGAAGTCGATGCCCTCCTGGTCGATCAGCTGGCTCATTCGCTGCTGCAGGTTGACCAGTTCGTCCTGGAGCAGCCCGGGCTGCACGTTGGCCAGGATCTGGCGCGCGGTCAGCAGGGCCTGCAGTTCCTCGGGGCTGATCCACAGCCCGGGAAGCTCGAAGCTGCCGGCCAGCGAGCGGTCGTAGAAGAAGTGCCGGGTCTCGGGATCCTGCTCCAGCGGCGCGCCGAGCACGTCGCGCAATTCGGCGATCAGCCGGTACAGCGTCGCCTGGCTGCAGCCGAGCTCGTCCATCAGCACCTGCCTGGATACGGGCGTTCTGCGCTGCCGCAGGATGTCGTGCAGGTGATAGAGCTTTTCGCGGCGAGACATGGACTCGTCGCGCTAGTCAGCCGGACCGCTGCCGGCAGTCGCTGCAGATGCCGTAGATCTCCAGCACCTGGCGGGTGGGACGAAAGTCGCGCGAGGCCGCGAATTCGGTCAGCTCCGGGGTGCTGACGCGCTCGGGAAGTTCGATCACCGCGTCGCAGCCCTCGCAGATCAGGAAGCGACCCTGGTGCCGGTGTTCCGGGTGGAAACAGCTGACGAAGGCGTTGAGGGTCTCGAGCCGGTGGATGAAATGATGCTCGAGCAGGAACTCCAGCGCGCGATAGATCGTCGGCGGGGCCGCCGAGGGCTGCTCCGCCTTGAGCTGGTCGAGCAGGTCGTAGGCCTTGACCGGCCCGTCGGCGGCCAGGATCAGCTCGAGGACGCGGCGACGGGTCGGCGTCAGCCTGAGGCTGTCCTGCGCACAGCGCTGTTCCACTTCCTCGATGACGCGGCCCGGCTGCATCCTTCGATTCTAATGCAAAGCCCGGACCGGTTACGCGTCAGCCGGCCTGGGCGGCGCGCTCGGCGATGAAGGCCAGGGCGCGGTCGATCCGGTCCAGCGAACGCTGCCGGCCGACCAGCCACAGCGTCTGGTCGATCGACGGAGAGCTGCCGTGCCCCATCAGGGCGACGCGGAGCGGCTGCCCGATCTTGCCCATGCCGACGCCGAGCGACTCGGCGGTGTCGCGCACCGCCCGTCCCAGCGACTCGACCTCCCAGGTGCAGTGCTCCAGCTGCTCCCGTACCGCCTGCAGGGGTTCGGCGGCGACCGGCCGCAGGTGCTTCTTCGCTGCCCCCGGCTCGAAGGTCTCGAAATCGGCGTAGAACGCCCGGCTCTGTTCGACCAGCTCGGCCAGGGTCTCGAAGCGTTCACGCTGGACGGTCAGCAGGTCTGCGAGCGGCGGCCCCAGGGTCGGGTCCAGCCCGTGGTGCGCGAAGTGCCACTTCAGTTCCGGGTCGATGCGTTCGAAGGGGGCGACCTTGAGGTAGTGCTGGTTCAGCCAGTTCAGCTTCTCCGTGTCGAAGCGCGAGGCCTTGCGATTGACGTCCTCGATCCGGAACAGCCGCACGAGGTCGTCGCGGGAGAACTGTTCCTGGTCGCCGTGGGACCAGCCCAGGCGAGCCAGGTAGTTGACCAGCGCATCGGGCAGGTAGCCCTGCTCGCGCCAGGCCATCACGCTCACCGCCCCGTGCCGCTTCGACAGGCGCGCGCCGTCGTCGCCGAGGATCATCGGCACGTGCGCGAACTCCGGCACCGGCGCGCCGAGGGCGCGGTATAGGTTGATCTGGCGCGGCGTGTTGTTGATGTGGTCGTCGCCCCGGATGACCAGGTTGATCTTCATGTCGAGGTCGTCGACGACCACCGCGAAGTTGTAGGTCGGGGTACCGTCGCCGCGCTCGATGACCAGGTCGTCGAGCTCGTCGTTGGCGATCTCGATCTCGCCCCGGACCCGGTCGACGAAGCGAACCGTGCCCTGGTCGGGGTTGCGGAACCGGATCACGGGGTCGACGCCCTCGGGGGCATCCTTGGGGTCCAGGTCCCGGCAGTGGCCGTCGTAGCGCGGCTTCCTGCCCTCTGCCATCGCCGCCTCGCGCAGCGAATCCAGCCGCTCGCGCGAGCAGTAGCACCGGTACGCCTTGCCCTCGTCCAGGAGCCGCTGGGCCGTCTCCCGGTACAGCGCCATCCGCTCGGACTGGTAGTACGGGCCTTCATCGGGCGTCAGTTCGAGCCAGGCCAGACCGTCGAGGATCGCCTGCACCGAGTCGGCGGTCGAGCGCTCGCGGTCCGTGTCCTCGATCCGGAGGACGAAGTCGCCGCCGGTGGCCCGCGCGGCGAGCCAGCAGAACAGCGCCGTGCGGGCGCCGCCGATGTGCAGGAAACCGGTCGGGCTGGGTGCGAAGCGGGTACGGATCGGATCGCTCATGTCGGCTTCCAGGGGGCGGGAACGGAGGTCGGGCGACCGCCGGGCGACGACGCCGGGGCCGCGAAAAGCGCGGTAGTCTAGCAGATCGCCGCTCCGGCACGCCTGCGCGCGCTTGCAGTATAACGGGCCCCGGACCCTCTTCCGTCCGCTCCGATTCCAGGCAGGCCGTGCACCCCGAGTATCGAGCCGAAGACCCGAGCCGAGTGTTCCGCGTGCTGCGCGGCCGGCCCGTGCTGCGCGGGCTGCTGGCGCTGGCCGTGGTGCTCGGCACGCTGTCCGGGCACGACCCGGCGACCGAGCTCGAGCGGGTCCGCGAACGCGGCCGCCTGGTGATGCTGACGATCAACGGCGCAACCACCTACTATCTCGGGCCCAACGGCGAATCCGGCTTCGAGTACGACCTGGCTCGCGCGTTCGCGGATTCGCTCGGGGTTCCCCTGGAGGTCGTCGCGCTTCCCTCGGTCGAGCAACTGGTCCCGGCGCTGCTCGCCGGACGCGGCGACTTCCTCGCCGCGAACCTTTCGCGCAGTCCCGACCGGCTCGACGACCTGCGCTTCGGTCCGGTCTACGAGCAGGTCGAGCCGGTGGTGGTCTACCGCCGCGGTTCGCGCCGACCCCGGGACGTGACGGACCTTGCGGACGGCCGACTCGGCATCCTCGACGGCACGAGCTACGAGGTCTTCCTCGAGGACTGGGCGGAGGAGTTCGGGCTCGAGTGGTCGGAGTTCCCGGAGGCCAGCATCGAGGACCTGCTCGAGGACGTCAGCAACGAGGAACTGGATTTCACCATCCTCGATTCGAACATCTTCGACCTGAACCGGCGCTATTTCCCCGCCGTGCGTCGCGCGTTCGAGATCGGCCCGCCGCAGCCGCTGGCCTGGGCCACGCGGCTCGGCGACGACGACACGCTGGTCCAGGCGATGCGCGAGTTCTTCGCCGCCGGTTCCACCGCACCGCTGATCGGCGAACTGCGCGAGCGCTACTACAGCCACGTGGAGAACTACGAGCCGGTCGGCACCTTCAACTTCATGCAGCAGATGCGCGAGCGCCTGCCCCGGATCCGGCCCTTGTTCGAAGAGGCGGCCGAGGACACGGGCCTGGACTGGCGCCTGCTCGCCGCGGTGAGCTACCAGGAGTCGCACTGGGACCCGAACGCGGTCTCGCGCACCGGCGTGCGCGGCCTGATGATGCTGACCCAGCGCACCGCCCGGCAGGTCGGCATCGAGGACCGCCGGGACCCGGCCCAGAGCGTTTCCGGCGGCGCGCGCTACCTGGTCTCGCTGATCGACCGCCTGCCCGAGCGCATCGATGATCCCGATCGCCTCTGGTTGGCGCTGGCGGCGTACAACATCGGCCTCGGCCACCTCGAGGACGCCCGCGTGCTGACCGAAGTCCAGGGCGGCGATCCCGACCGCTGGGTCGACGTCCGCGACCGCCTGCCCCTGCTGACCCAGGAGCGCTATTTCTCGCAGACGCGCTTCGGCTACGCCCGCGGCTACGAGGCCGCGAGCTACGTCGAGAACATCCGTACCTTCTACGAGATCCTGGTCTGGATGGACGGCCGCGAGCATCCGCTGCTCGCACGGACCGCGGCGGCGGCCGACGAGGCAGAGGGCGACGAGACCGATCGCGGCGACGACGCTGCCGACGGCTGAGGGCCCGGCACGGACCGGAGGGCCCGAACGGTCCTAACGGTCCCGTTTTCGACGAATCAACGGCCGCGAAGGAACAGGCGATCGAGCTGCTGCAGGTCCAGCTCGACCCAGGTCGGCCGACCGTGATTGCACTGGTCGGACCGCTCGGTCCGCTCCATGTCGCGCAGCAGCGCGTTCATCTCGTCGATGTTCAATCGCCGGTTGGCGCGCACCGATCCGTGACAGGCCGCCGTCGACAGCAACTCGTCGATCGCCTGCTCGACGCGTTTCGAGTCGCCCAGCTCGGTCAGGTCGGACAGCACGTCGCGGACCAGAGCGTGGCTGTCGGCCGTGGCCAGCAGCGTCGGAACCGCCCGGATCAACACGCTTTCCGGACCGGCCGGCTGCAGCTCGAAGCCCAGCCGGTGCAGGGAATCCTGGTGCTGCTCCAGCGCCCGGACCTCGCGCGCCGAAACGGCCAGGGTTTCCGGCACGAGCAGGGTCTGGGCGCGGACGCGATCTTCCTGCCACGAGGCCTTCATCCGCTCGTAGACGATTCGCTCGTGAGCGGCGTGCATGTCCACCAGCACCAGGCCGCGGGCGTTCTGGGCCAGCACGTAGATGCCATGGACCTGGGCCAGGGCGAAGCCGAGCGGCGGGACCTCGGCGTCGCCGCCGTCGGCCGGCAGCGGCCGTCCACCGTCGCGGTCGCTCGGCCGGGCCAGCTCGGCGTAGCGCTGCACGGCCTCGGCCACCGGGAGCCCGAGGCCGCCCTGGCGATCGTCCCGCCACCCGGCGCCCGTCGACGGCAGATCGATCCGGCCGGCGGCCGGTCCCGCATGGGACGCGCTCCGTCCTTCGTCGGACCCCGGCCGGGTTCCGGACAGCGCCCTGTGGATCATCGAGAACAGGAAATCGTGGACCGTCCGTCCGTCGCGAAAGCGCACCTCGGTCTTCTGCGGGTGGACGTTGACGTCGACCCGGCCGGGGTCGAGTTCCAGCATCAGCACGTAGGCCGGGTGGCGGCCCGAGTACAGCACGTCGGAATAGGCCTGGCGCACCGCGTGGGTGACCAGCCGGTCGCGGACCAACCGGCCGTTGACGAAGAAGAACTGCATGTCGGCCTGGCTGCGGGAGAAGCTCGGACGCGCGATCCAGCCGCTCAGGCGGAGCCCCTGGTGTTCGGTCTCCACGGTCAGCGCATGGTCGATGAAGCCCTGGCCGCAGACGTCCTCGACCCGCCGCTGTCGGGCCGCGTCGCTGTCGGCGGTCGGCAGGCGGCGCACCGCCCGACCGTTGTGGTGGAGTTCGAAGGCGCAGTTCATCCGGGCCAGCGCCAGCCTCCGTATGCACTCGTCGATGTGGCCGAATTCCGTGCGTTCGGTCTTCAGGAACTTGCGCCGCGCCGGCGTGTTGAAGAACAGGTCGCGCACGTCGATCACCGTTCCGGGCGGCATCGGGCACGGTTCGGGATCGCCGACCCGCCCCCCCTCGGCGACCAGCCTCATGCCGCCGTCGGCACCGGCCGCGCGACTGGACAGGTCGAGTCGGGCCACGGAACCGATGCTGGCCAGCGCCTCACCGCGGAACCCGAGGCTGGCCACCGCCTCGAGATCTTCCAGCCGCTCGATCTTGCTGGTCGCGTGGGGATGCAGCGCGAGCGGCAGTTCGTCGGCCGGGATGCCGTGACCGTCGTCGGTGATCCGGATGCGGCGCTGGCCACCGCCCTCGATGTCGATCCGGACCCGTCGCGCTCCGGCGTCGAGGCTGTTCTCGACCAGCTCCTTGACCACCGAGGCGGGCCGCTCGATGACTTCGCCGGCCGCGATCTGATTGACCAGGTGCTCGGGCAGCGCGCGGATCGGCATCTAGGGCGGCCCATCGGGTGCGTCGGGCAGGCGGAGTCGCTCGACCGGACGACCCTCGATGACGTGTGCCTGGAGAATCTCCTCCAGGTCGTCCTCGTCGATGTAGGTGTACCAGACGCCCTCGGGATAGACCACCAGCACCGGACCAAGCTCGCAGCGATCGAGGCAGCCGGCGATGTTGACCCGCACGCCGCCGGCGCCGGCCAGGCCGAGCTCCTTGATCCTCGACTTCATCCAGGCCCGGAGCTCGGGCGAGCCGCACTGGGCGCAGGAGGGCCGCTCCGCGCCCTCGGCGCGCTGGTTGGTGCAGAAGAACAGGTGCTTGCGGTAATAGGACACGATCGGGGCCGTCGAGGACTCAGTCGAAACTGTAGACCAGGTTGACCGTGCTGAGCACGTCGGTGTTGTCGCGACCGGCGGCGACGTCGGTGTTGTGCCGCACCGCGACCCCGGTCTTCAGCGACATCGCGCTGTTGATCGCGACCTCCAGCGACAGCGCGTTCTCGACGAAGGTGTTCGACGCGCCGGATTCGACCAGCAGCGCGTTTTCCAGCCGAGCCGTTTCGGAAATCTGCCACGCGTAGTCCAGCGCGCCGCGTGCGATCAGCTTCGTTTCCGATTCGCCGGAATCGCGTTCTTCGGAGAATCGTACGCCCGGGCCGGCCTCGACCGACAGGGTGTGAGACTCGCCGTCAAGGACCCGGTAGCCGTAGCCGAGGCCGGCCGTGGCCTGGTATTCGAAGGAGGAGAACTTGTCCTGGTCGTAGCGCGCCGAACCGACCAGGTAGCTGCGCTCGGTCAGATCGTAGAGCGTGTTGTTGGAAATCACGAAGCGGCTGGCGTCCAGTTCGCCCTCGTTCTCCGAGCGCAGGTAGCTGCTCTTCAGGGTGTTGGTCCAGCGGTCCTGCTCGTAACGCAGTTCGAAGCCCGCGTTGACGGTCTCCGTGTCGCTGTTTCCGCGAGCGAAGACAAGGCCGAGTTCGCCCGACCCGGTCCATTCGGCCGCGACGGCTCCCGACGCCGCCAGCAGGATGGCGGCGGCAAGGGCCTTGCAGGCACGGTCGAATTCAGCAATCTTCGTCATTTCGATATCTCCGGGTTCGGGTTGAAGGCGGCCGGGCGTCGGTCCGGCCCGTCGCAAAGCCGCGCAGGATAGCAAAGCGACCGGTGTGGCCGCGTCGTCGCGGATCGAGGCCGTGACCACGCGGTGGCGGTAGACTCTCGGCCCGGACACCCAACCAGCTACCGTCATGAGCCAGTCCCTGAGTGATCGCGTCCTTTCCGAATTCGACCGGGCCCTGCGCGTGGTCCTGGCGCCCGCACCGGCGGCAGAACGGCCGCGGCCGGGCGCCGATGCGGAAGAACCCGAGTTCGACGAGAGGCAACGGCGCGAGATCGCCGGCCTGATGCGCGTGAACCACACGGGAGAGGTCTGTGCCCAGGCACTGTACGCGGGCCAGGCAGCGACCGCGCGAACCGCCGGCGTGCGTGCCGAGATGCAGCAGGCGGCCGACGAGGAAG harbors:
- a CDS encoding ABC transporter permease subunit codes for the protein MARRRRRRYLADGAARWMVRAGGGGVVIALTLIFVYLFSEVLPMLRGADVDPAASYPVESAFGGEVAQLALERYDEVGMRYDRSGTLTYFELDSGEVLDRIELPVPDGLEVVGSAMAEPRARLAAFGLSNGTALLVRHGIRLEFEGDTRRVRPDPEFPLGRDPLVVDPEGRPLTTLAVQQAGEDVGIAAQTDDGRLLLVRFRTRTAFLTGETEVSRQAWTLPAPSGRIDDLELTANLWTLIGAHADGRLLYWDISRPNEAVLRDELRAVEPDESITAMRMLNGTFSWVIGTSSGRLSQWFLVRDERAEAGDNIFRLTRVREFETHPGAITGIQPEYTRKGFAAVDATGGLGLHYGTSARTMYLEPVSDDPLVAVGVSPVDDRLVTESASGVLTVHDVRNNHPEASLKALWGKVWYEGRSDPEFVWQASSGADSFEPKFSLVPLTIGTIKAALFAMLFATPLAIAGAIYTAYFMAPKLRGYVKPTIEVMEALPTVILGFLAGLWLAPFLENHIPAVFTVLIGLPLAFLVIAYGFSRLPRDLRSRVPDGWEAVILLPVIALVVWGLVELSPLIEIAFFDGSMRQWFTDVGITYDQRNALVVGIAMGFAVIPTIFSIAEDAVFTVPRHLTQGSLALGATPWQTVTRVVLLTASPGIFSAVMIGFGRAVGETMIVLMATGNSPVTNFNIFEGMRTLSANIAVELPETAVDSTHYRILFLAGLVLFAITFLVNTIAELVRQRLRARYSSL
- a CDS encoding phosphate ABC transporter substrate-binding protein PstS family protein, giving the protein MNLRQTSMGLAAAFAFALSNPVLAEVDPALPDYEPVSGVSGNLSSIGSDTLNNLMTLWAEEFAKIYPNVNIQIQGAGSSTAPPALTEGTANFGPMSRLMRSNEIQEFEERFGYPPTPVGVGIDTIAVIVNKDNPLSCMSVPQVDAIFSVSRRCGGADDITRWGDLGLEGAWANRDFTLYSRNAVSGTYGFFKDNALCGGDFKPGINEQPGSASVVQGVSESLNGIGYSGIGYMTSSVKALEIAAEADGECVAPTAETAVAGEYPLSRLLYVYVNKPPNDPLSPLEREFFRLVLSRQGQEVVARDGYIPLPAPVAERIRAELDL
- the phoR gene encoding phosphate regulon sensor histidine kinase PhoR is translated as MRTAWLSEFLFLGLWVGLAALSWLLFDGAFGWWLASAFAVTSLRHIRQMQRLEGWLRSGRHSQPPQSWGVWGEVFEHYYRLQRRYTKRKKRLARVIREFRESTAAMPDGTLVLDTDWRITWFNNAAVRLLGLAGNRDLGQPVTSLLRAPAFEQYMREADFTRAVDVASPIRLGHLLAVRVVPYGRGQYLLLVRDITRMQRLQNMRRDFVANASHELRSPLTVLGGYLENLADDDSIPEVWAGPLAEMQAQCGRMTSLVNDLLELSRLETDAPGEPDEQPVPVPQMIRRIVGEAEAQSDGSRTIDVGIDDSLGLAGIERELYSAFSNLVFNAVRYTEAGGRIQVDWFCDADGSARFRVTDDGIGIEARHLPFVTQRFYRVDPSRSRSHGGTGLGLAIVKHVLQRHDGRLTMQSEPGEGSEFCCEFPRQRVRSLRPESARA
- the phoB gene encoding phosphate regulon transcriptional regulator PhoB — encoded protein: MDKKVLVVEDDEAIRDMIGFNLKRGGYEVIEAGDCRTARVRVADHRPDLILLDWMLPDNSGVEFARSLNRDELTRSIPVIMLTARSTEDDKVRGLDSGVDDYITKPFSARELLARMRAVLRRASPEGDGDEVTAGRLVLNLASHRVLAGDQPIELGPTEFRMLKFFMTHQDRVYSRAQLLDHVWGGGVYVEERTVDVHVLRLRKALAPHGFDKYLQTVRGAGYRFSPGASSG
- a CDS encoding transcriptional regulator, which translates into the protein MSRREKLYHLHDILRQRRTPVSRQVLMDELGCSQATLYRLIAELRDVLGAPLEQDPETRHFFYDRSLAGSFELPGLWISPEELQALLTARQILANVQPGLLQDELVNLQQRMSQLIDQEGIDFSEHPERIHIRHDAGRPVPGRLFEDLLQALFQRRRVTIRYHGRRRDEVSERTVSPQRLTAYRDRWYLDAWCHDAEGLRSFAVERIQALSSADAHAEELDSDALRAHYDGAYGIFSGPAEHRARLRFSPEASRWAADEHWHPDQRLERLDDGAVELTLPFGSSRELVMDVLRYGADVEVLEPDFLREQVAGAARAMIALYGDDRPSAGRRTAKEAKGAAS